From a single Parambassis ranga chromosome 2, fParRan2.1, whole genome shotgun sequence genomic region:
- the mrpl9 gene encoding large ribosomal subunit protein bL9m has protein sequence MNMWSFSRRVLQHLLSQPAVRSFSLTPVQNTVVVERWWHVPLSKVGSPPRLNPRRHRIYKMVSDTKHDPSGKMELILTQTVPKLGGRGETVLVKKSIGRNKLLPQGLAVYPSPENKKIFAEELRLLREGKPEERIQTRTGLQTVEFLKTLKLTINKAASDEFQLTKEFVCRQFAKQRRIVVPPHALTLPFEPITELGDYWCEVTVNGLDTVRIPFSLVPYEDKSASYQRQLKAKRMQEEAADISEDAGKEDSVSDAAVEAEACKDSVSPASAGSSSESTDTTAPPSQKPENN, from the exons ATGAACATGTGGAGTTTCAGCCGCCGTGTCCTTCAGCATCTGCTCAGCCAGCCTGCTGTCAGAAGCTTCTCTCTGACGCCTGTCCAG AACACAGTTGTGGTGGAGCGATGGTGGCACGTGCCTCTGTCCAAAGTAGGCAGTCCGCCCCGGCTTAACCCTAGACGACACAGAATCTACAAGATGGTTTCTGACACCAAACATGATCCATCGGGGAAGATGGAGCTCATCTTGACCCAGACAGTACCAA AGCTCGGAGGGCGAGGAGAAACTGTGTTGGTGAAAAAGTCCATCGGTCGAAATAAGCTGCTTCCCCAAGGCCTGGCAGTGTATCCATCACCAGAGAACAAAAAGATATTTGCTGAGGAGTTAAGA CTTTTGCGTGAGGGAAAGCCAGAAGAAAGAATCCAAACTCGCACTGGGCTACAG ACAGTGGAGTTCCTTAAAACCCTCAAGCTGACAATAAACAAGGCGGCCTCTGACGAATTCCAGCTCACTAAAGAGTTTGTCTGCAGACAGTTTGCCAAGCAG AGGAGAATTGTTGTGCCGCCTCATGCGCTGACCCTTCCGTTTGAGCCAATTACGGAGTTGGGTGACTACTGGTGTGAAGTTACG GTTAATGGGTTGGACACAGTTCGCATTCCCTTCTCACTGGTTCCATACGAGGACAAGTCTGCGAGCTATCAACGGCAGCTGAAAGCGAAGAGAATGCAGGAAGAGGCTGCAGATATTTCAGAGGATGCTGGTAAGGAGGACTCGGTTTCAGATGCAGCAGTAGAAGCTGAGGCTTGTAAAGATTCTGTGAGTCCGGCCTCAGCAGGAAGCTCCTCTGAATCCACAGACACAACAGCACCACCAAGTCAAAAGCCAGAAAATAATTAA
- the prcc gene encoding proline-rich protein PRCC → MSLVAYGSSDDSDSEGTSISAASESKPSAGGLFSFLPAPKKTGPAGENGGPHKESRSNASGRESRSNDNLDPPPSKGGFFSGLPKPRKRTEPVKIAVPQIDKHDSDSDDDEPAKKKSQSQGTGSGLSSLLPQPKNLTVKETDRLLIPHTLTKRQEPKGPKPGTAAQGLISSSASPSAIKAAAKSAALQVARQIATDDQDDEDITPQNYFSLGESSQPPPAVIPSLDPEPIAPTPPLPFPAADEPGQSDAPLDFGGSHEGAGAWGGQYPQYEQPLAGPEAFPQGYYNEPYYQDPNPGLAEAEEPDQSDVLDDEGFMRLQGKRNRGKEEVKFLEIKGDDQLSGTQQWLTKSMSEEKQNRQSYGKRRGEQPTGQQRRKHQITYLIHQAKERELELKNSWAENKMTRRQTQAKYGF, encoded by the exons ATGTCTTTAGTCGCGTATGGCAGCAGTGATGATAGTGACTCGGAGGGAACGTCGATCTCAGCCGCATCCGAGAGCAAACCGAGCGCAGGAGGACTCTTCTCATTCCTTCCTGCTCCGAAAAAGACAGGACCTGCAGGAGAGAACGGTGGACCACACAAGGAGTCGCGATCAAACGCTTCAGGAAGAGAAAGCAGGTCAAACGATAACCTAGATCCTCCGCCATCTAAAGGAGGCTTTTTCTCTGGTCTGCCTAAACCGAGGAAGAGAACAGAGCCTGTCAAAATCGCTGTACCGCAGATCGACAAACATGAT TCAGATTCAGATGACGATGAACCAGCAAAGAAGAAATCACAGTCTCAG GGCACAGGTTCAGGCCTGTCCTCCCTTTTGCCACAACCCAAAAACCTGACagtgaaagagacagacagacttctgattcctcacacactcaccaaaCGACAAGAGCCCAAAGGACCCAAACCTGGAACCGCTGCTCAGGGTCTCATTAGCTCTAGTGCATCTCCTTCTGctatcaaagctgcagcaaagtCAGCAGCCCTGCAGGTGGCGAGACAGATAGCCACAGATGACCAGGATGATGAGGACATAACCCCACAGAACTACTTTTCCCTGGGCGAGAGCTCCCAACCTCCTCCCGCAGTCATCCCAAGCTTAGATCCCGAACCAATAGCTCCCACACCGCCTCTTCCTTTCCCAGCAGCGGATGAGCCGGGACAGTCCGACGCTCCCCTCGACTTTGGCGGGAGCCATGAGGGAGCTGGTGCTTGGGGGGGTCAATATCCTCAGTATGAGCAGCCCCTAGCAGGCCCCGAGGCTTTCCCTCAG GGATACTATAATGAGCCATACTACCAAGATCCTAACCCTGGATTGGCTGAAGCTGAAGAGCCTGACCAGTCTGATGTGTTGGATGATGAAGGA TTTATGCGCTTGCAGGGAAAAAGAAACAGGGGCAAAGAGGAGGTGAAGTTTCTGGAGATCAAAGGGGATGACCAGCTGAGTGGCACCCAGCAGTGGCTGACCAAGAGCATGTCTGAGGAAAAGCAGAACCGGCAGTCGTATGGCAAG agaagaggagaacAACCGACAGGTCAACAACGACGCAAACATCAGATAACATATCTCATTCACCAG GCAAAGGAACGTGAGCTAGAACTGAAGAACAGCTGGGCAGAAAACAAGATGACCCGCCGCCAGACCCAAGCCAAATACGGCTTCTGA
- the LOC114453446 gene encoding hepatoma-derived growth factor-like: protein MPRSNRQKEYKPGDLVFAKMKGYPHWPARIDELPEGAVKSPSNKYQVFFFGTHETAFLGAKDLFPYDECKEKFGKANKRKGFAEGLWEIENNPTVTHEGYESSKKDNASEGAGDTGSSEKVDAEGSSDEDEGALVIDEKSERGGTKRKAEGSTEASPKRPKDTEAEGDSKVDSNKSNTEAKLNDVAGPKATAPSSVSESKPEAQENAAAGGQLTADKPVTDSA from the exons ATGCCGAGGTCCAACAGGCAAAAGGAATACAAACCTGGAGATCTTGTGTTTGCTAAGATGAAGGGGTATCCACACTGGCCTGCGAGG ATTGACGAGTTACCTGAAGGAGCCGTGAAGTCCCCCTCAAACAAATACCAAGTGTTCTTTTTTGGGACACATGAGAc GGCCTTTCTGGGAGCCAAGGATTTGTTCCCTTATGACGAATGCAAAGAGAAGTTTGGTAAAGCAAACAAGAGGAAAGGTTTTGCTGAGGGACTGTGGGAGATTGAGAACAACCCCACTGTCACACATGAAGGCTACGAG TCTTCAAAAAAGGACAACGCATCAGAAGGAGCAGGGGACACGGGGAGTTCGGAGAAAGTGGATGCCGAGGGCAGCAGTGACGAGGACGAAGGGGCCCTGGTCATCGATGAGAAGAGCGAGAGGGGAGGAACTAAACGAAAAGCAGAGGGGTCCACAGAG GCATCTCCCAAGCGGCCAAAGGACACAGAGGCAGAAGGAGATTCTAAAGTTGACAGCAACAAATCTAACACGGAGGCTAAGTTGAACGACGTGGCTGGACCCAAGGCAACTGCTCCTTCCTCAGTGAGCGAGTCAAAACCAGAGGCCCAGGAAAATGCTGCAGCAGGGGGGCAGCTAACGGCAGATAAG CCTGTGACAGACAGCGCTTAA
- the mrpl24 gene encoding large ribosomal subunit protein uL24m produces MRLTALLCMAARVVVPKDYRYGTNRPWTEAAKRINAPGKKRRKVFVEPMTPQDWSVFRGDTVEILAGKDKGKMGKVVQVFRRRNWVILEGLNTHYRYVGKSPDYRGTYIASEAPLMVRDVSLIDPSDRKPTEVEWKYTEEGERVRVSIRTGRIIPKPVVERRDGIVPQQWKDGPKDTSPEDALEKTYVPSLKTLEEEVMEKMGIQEHRRHHRSYWY; encoded by the exons ATGAGGCTGACCGCGCTCCTGTGCATGGCAGCCAGGGTCGTTGTGCCCAAAGACTACCGGTATGGGACCAACAGACCGTGGACCGAAGCTGCGAAAAGGATTAATGCAccagggaagaagaggagaaaggtgTTTGTGGAGCCGATGACACCGCAGGACTGGTCTGTGTTCAGAGGAGACACG GTCGAAATTCTTGCTGGGAAGGACAAAGGGAAGATGGGAAAAGTGGTCCAAGTCTTCAGACGCAGAAACTGGGTTATCCTGGAAGGCCTGAACACA CATTACAGGTATGTTGGAAAAAGCCCAGATTACCGTGGGACCTACATCGCCAGCGAGGCTCCTCTTATGGTCCGTGATGTCTCCCTCATTGACCCCTCAGACAG AAAGCCCACAGAGGTAGAGTGGAAGtacacagaggagggagagagagtccgAGTATCTATCAGGACGGGTCGAATCATCCCAAAACCTGTTGTGGAGCGCAGGGATGGCATTGTGCCGCAGCAATGGaaag ACGGGCCTAAAGATACAAGTCCTGAAGATGCTCTAGAAAAGACGTATGTCCCCTCTTTAAAAaccctggaggaggaggtcatGGAGAAAATGGGTATCCAGGAGCACAGAAGGCATCATAGGTCTTATTGGTACTAA
- the LOC114431538 gene encoding brevican core protein-like: MLLSRSRCVQDLLLLCALCCLTLAFPTQTPFTDDEVQQLKVNIPHSDPIVAPLGSSISIPCSVSLSTTATSSPSSSPVVPRVKWTVVSGGVETQILVARGQRIKVNDVYRDRAALLNYTSSTDDLSLWLGDLRSSDSGHYRCEVQQGLEDASDLIQLKVKGVVFLYRDALDRYAFSFSQAQRACKAIGAQIATPDQLLAAYYDGYEQCDAGWLADQSVRYPIQVPREGCYGDMDGQPGVRNYGTMDTEDLFDVYCYVEQIDGEVFHNALPLQLTFNEAQSYCRAAGAELATTAQLYSAWSEGLDRCSPGWLADGSVRYPIITPRERCGGPEPGVKTVYRFSNRTGFPESSSLHDVYCFRDNRNTSTDSPLDYVATEAEDIRQNVVILMDKDQELHLNQQAAEQVEREAQSVLESLPFFSPDPSTEENPVDTHSTVTVTTESPLNTKPSLDLPEPFNETVSATEMSNDALNLTALINSTNSMETYDTTENTTFLQGAYNGTDSHQNLTVHQLERTTQNQTTPDPNTDRHTDTDSTQPPEKPFNETQEIKLNFNISQGNYSDTGSNHTQEEALWEETDVTLDPMLQVKLEEATVEDPLHMSLTTQASKEEAAILTQLVQTTKATTEALTSLWTPVDGSGDTSQESILDMEAIGLSSTSVSSTAGHPTHPSPSGPASSAAAAPHTAIPEPTLLSGTHHPITPSLDVLSTAPQLWESSISRQEGSASLEIEDMESETKQLFLTKPEDQLATTESPEGSDTTHSPIKPATARFLASNYSMYWDTVTSAYEEASGHEPGTFNATIPEDMNISLSLEEEANASFSLKEEVTVEPTLVLQEAENISSVLEEEAKVAPTIDVEEEATVASTFVTEEEAKVDPMFVTEEEAKVDPTFVTEEEANITSTLEEDVNVVATSEEEANVAPTLEDFTIVPLNSQTSTLLTTTTRPQESLNDSKYNRKTTTTALDSSPSTKSTAKPTTISTTTHWSRRTWSPTTTTNRAFHETAKPQKVMPPMDHGLLDVEISLTQPPTLLILPDERAAVGGAGRSSDACVDDPCLNGGTCTDRGGQIKCLCLPTYGGDFCQTDLERCEPGWDKFHGFCYRHFSQRLSWEVAEQHCRMMGAHLVSVMTPEEQTYINDNYKEYQWTGLNDKTIENDFRWSDGNPLLYENWYRGQPDSYFLSGEDCVVMVWHDNGRWSDAPCNYQLAYTCKKGTSSCGPPPRVRNASIFGKVRQRYETSAVVRYHCTEGFQQRLNPLIRCLPGGMWERPQILCTKEAGGPTLHPEVTSPTDGNFAAAEDDFEATKETPQYWDIKF, from the exons ATGCTGCTGAGTAGATCCCG ATGTGTCCAGGATCTTCTGCTTCTTTGTGCACTCTGTTGTCTCACTCTGGCCTTTCCCACCCAAACCCCATTCACTGACG ATGAGGTGCAGCAGCTCAAGGTGAACATTCCCCACTCAGATCCTATTGTCGCCCCACTGGGCAGCTCCATCTCCATCCCCTGCTCCGTGTCTCTGTCCACCACAGCCACCTCCTCTCCGTCCTCCTCCCCGGTTGTTCCGCGGGTGAAGTGGACCGTGGTGTCTGGCGGGGTGGAGACACAGATCTTGGTGGCGCGTGGTCAGAGGATAAAAGTCAACGATGTGTACCGAGACCGTGCTGCATTGCTCAATTACACCTCCTCTACTGATGACCTGTCATTGTGGCTGGGAGACTTGCGCTCCAGCGATTCTGGTCACTATCGCTGTGAGGTGCAGCAGGGCCTGGAGGACGCCAGCGACCTCATACAACTCAAGGTTAAAG GGGTTGTGTTCCTCTACAGAGATGCTTTGGACCGCTATGCCTTCTCCTTCAGTCAGGCCCAGAGGGCTTGTAAAGCTATTGGGGCACAGATTGCCACTCCTGACCAGCTGCTGGCAGCTTATTATGACGGATATGAGCAGTGTGATGCAGGCTGGCTTGCAGACCAGTCTGTCAG GTACCCAATCCAAGTGCCCCGTGAAGGTTGCTACGGCGACATGGATGGTCAACCAGGAGTGAGAAACTATGGCACAATGGATACAGAGGATCTTTTTGATGTTTATTGTTATGTAGAGCAAATTGATG gagaGGTGTTCCATAATGCCCTTCCACTGCAGTTAACATTTAATGAGGCACAGTCCTACTGCAGAGCTGCGGGTGCAGAGCTGGCTACGACGGCGCAGTTGTACTCAGCGTGGAGTGAAGGTCTGGACCGTTGCAGtcctggctggctggctgatgGCAGTGTGCGCTACCCCATCATTACCCCTAGAGAGCGCTGTGGTGGGCCAGAGCCAGGCGTCAAAACCGTCTACCGCTTCAGCAACAGGACGGGTTTCCCAGAGTCGTCCAGCCTGCATGATGTTTACTGTTTCAGGG ACAACAGAAACACCTCAACTGACTCTCCGCTGGACTACGTGGCCACAGAAGCTGAGGACATTAGACAAAATGTTGTTATTCTTATGGACAAAGATCAAGAACTTCACCTGAACCAACAAGCAGCAGAGCAGGTGGAACGAGAGGCTCAGAGTGTCCTCGAATCTTTGCCCTTCTTCTCCCCTGATCCTTCCACTGAAGAAAACCCAGTCGACACACATTCAACAGTTACAGTCACAACAGAGTCTCCACTCAACACCAAACCCTCACTGGACCTCCCTGAACCGTTTAATGAAACTGTTTCTGCAACAGAAATGAGCAACGACGCCCTGAATCTTACTGCACTGATTAACAGTACCAACAGCATGGAGACCTATGatacaacagaaaacacaacattccTGCAAGGTGCGTACAATGGAACAGACTCCCACCAGAACCTGACTGTCCATCAGCTTGAGAGAACCACACAGAACCAGACAACGCCAGACccgaacacagacagacacacagacacagacagcacacaACCACCTGAGAAACCATTTAATGAAACACAAGAGATCAAGCTCAATTTCAACATATCACAGGGAAACTACAGTGACACAGGCAGCAACCACACTCAGGAAGAGGCTTTGTGGGAGGAGACGGATGTGACCCTTGACCCCATGCTGCaggtgaagctggaggaggccaCAGTAGAAGATCCACTGCACATGTCACTCACAACTCAGGCCtcaaaagaagaagcagcaatTCTCACACAACTAGTACAAACTACCAAAGCTACCACTGAGGCACTGACCTCACTGTGGACTCCTGTGGATGGATCAGGAGATACTTCTCAAG AGAGCATCCTTGACATGGAGGCCATCGGCTTAAGCTCTACATCAGTTTCTTCGACCGCAGGCCACCCCACTCATCCAtctccctctggtcctgccagcagtgctgctgctgcgcctCATACTGCAATTCCAGAGCCGACACTCTTGTCTGGAACACACCATCCAATCACACCGAGTCTGGACGTCCTCTCCACAGCACCACAGCTCTGGGAGTCCTCCATTTCCAGGCAGGAGGGAAGTGCCAGCTTAGAAATCGAAGACATGGAAAGTGAGACAAAACAGTTGTTCCTAACAAAACCTGAGGACCAGTTGGCAACCACAGAGTCTCCAGAGGGCTCAGACACCACCCACTCACCTATCAAGCCTGCCACAGCACGATTTCTGGCGTCAAATTACAGCATGTATTGGGACACAGTGACAAGTGCTTATGAAGAAGCAAGTGGACACGAACCCGGTACATTTAATGCTACCATTCCAGAAGACATGAATATTTCTCTATCATTGGAAGAAGAAGCTAATGCTTCCTTTTCATTAAAAGAAGAAGTTACAGTTGAGCCTACACTTGTCCTTCAAGAAGCAGAAAACATTTCCTCAGTTCTTGAAGAAGAAGCCAAGGTTGCTCCAACTATTGATGTAGAAGAAGAAGCCACAGTTGCCTCAACGTTTGTCACTGAGGAAGAAGCCAAGGTTGACCCAATGTTTGTCACTGAGGAAGAAGCCAAGGTTGACCCAACGTTTGTCACTGAGGAAGAAGCAAATATTACTTCAACCCTTGAAGAAGATGTCAACGTTGTCGCAACCTCTGAAGAAGAAGCTAACGTTGCCCCCACTCTTGAGGACTTTACCATCGTTCCTCTTAATTCTCAAACCTCCACTCTGCTGACCACTACAACTAGACCTCAAGAGTCATTAAACGATTCAAAATACAACCGAAAGACCACCACAACAGCTCTGGATTCCTCCCCGAGTACAAAGTCCACTGCTAAGCCGaccaccatcagcaccaccacacACTGGAGCAGACGCACCTGGAGCCCGACCACCACCACAAACCGAGCTTTCCACGAAACGGCCAAGCCGCAGAAAGTCATGCCACCAATGGATCACGGTCTGTTGGATGTTGAGATTAGTCTCACCCAGCCACCCACGCTTCTTATCTTACCCGATGAGAGGGCGGCTGTAGGCGGTGCAGGGAGATCCTCAG ACGCCTGTGTGGACGACCCCTGTCTCAACGGAGGCACCTGCACTGACCGAGGAGGGCAGATTAAATGTCTGTGCTTGCCAACATATGGAGGAGACTTCTGCCAGACCG ACCTGGAACGATGTGAACCAGGCTGGGACAAATTTCATGGTTTCTGCTATCGACACTTCAGCCAGCGTCTGAGCTGGGAGGTGGCAGAGCAGCACTGTCGCATGATGGGAGCCCACCTGGTGTCCGTCATGACCCCTGAAGAACAGACTTACATCAACG ACAACTACAAGGAATACCAGTGGACTGGTCTGAATGATAAGACCATTGAGAATGATTTCCGCTGGTCTGACGGGAACCCACTG CTGTATGAGAACTGGTACAGAGGGCAGCCTGACAGTTACTTCCTGTCTGGAGAAGACTGTGTGGTGATGGTGTGGCATGACAATGGGCGCTGGAGCGACGCCCCCTGCAACTACCAGCTGGCATACACCTGCAAGAAAGGCACAT CATCCTGCGGCCCACCGCCAAGAGTCCGAAACGCTTCTATATTTGGAAAAGTTCGGCAGAGATATGAGACAAGTGCGGTTGTGCGTTATCACTGCACAGAAGGTTTCCAGCAGAGGTTAAACCCTCTGATCAGGTGTCTGCCTGGAGGCATGTGGGAGCGGCCCCAGATCCTCTGCACCAAAG AGGCTGGAGGCCCAACGCTGCACCCTGAGGTGACGTCACCGACCGATGGCAactttgctgcagctgaagatgATTTTGAGGCCACTAAAGAGACGCCACAGTACTGGGACATCAAGTTTTAA